In Vicia villosa cultivar HV-30 ecotype Madison, WI linkage group LG7, Vvil1.0, whole genome shotgun sequence, the DNA window GGCTAGAAGTGAGTCTAAATATGATCTTGAAGAATGTTTgatatcatttgattttatcaatgAGGTTTTCTTTACAACACCGGCTCCCTCCTACTTGGATGTTTCTCCTCGTCCTCTTTCTGTTGAACAAGCCAAGAAAGATATAGACAAATTTCTCGAGAAACACTTGGTTCTTTTAAATGAGTCAATTGCCTTGATATCAACTTACATAGAGACAAGTACTTTTCATATATCAATTTTGGGAGAACTCGGTGTCAAAGAATCATGGACCAAACTCTTTGTTATTAACCACCTACCTTTCATATGCTCCCCCATAGGAGTCGGGATAAAAAACAATCTAGTCTTCTTTAAGAGAATCGATGATAAATTAGCCTGCATTGATTTAAATACTAAGATGATTGAAGAGGATCTTGGTGTTAATCCATGGCATCATGGCTCTCAAATAGGAAAGTACAAGAAGAGCTCTCTGCCTATAGGAGGAAGGAATgtataattaattgttttttcttttcttcttttcgtCATGTTTATGACTATGGTTATTGTAATGTTATAACTTGCAAAAAGTATATAAGAAGCACATGATAATTTCTTGTAACCCTGTTTTATCACGCATCATCAAAAGTTATTTAGTTATTGAGATTACCTTTCTTTTGAGCCTTATTTAAAACCACTTGTACTTTGACTATttagttttctattttattttgagacaatgtttgatttattttactagcaaagtttattaaaatattaatacttttttaataaaacatcaaacatatttgtttttataaaacagtaattattgaaaggaaatagaataaaatatatttaaaaaatcatatcTTTAAATATTAGTTATGAATGAATAGATTAGTAGAAAAACTAACTGATGTTGCACTTGAAAAAAAGTAATagcaagaaataaataaaaaaattaaccatTTATGTTGGAAGGAGAAAGAAAAGTATTTTataaaagttaagaaaaaataGAGTAGGTTAGGAAAGACTGTGTCTGTGGAGATTGAAGTAGTGACTAGAATGTTAAAATTAAGGTGACTGGATACGTACAAGttagtaaattaattaattttacagGGCCTAAAAAATTATATAGTAGTATTAATAAcaggattttatttttcttgtggGGGCTTGAGCCCACATTCCATTCCGATAAAATTGAGATGGGGATGACATGCAAGATTATCAAAAAATTGATTCTCACAAACAATGTCAATGTTTCATGCTTGAATTAGAATTGATCGGAAGAATGGATTCGTAGTCTGCTGTAGTGGTATGAATACCCTCTAAGTAGCACGCTTTcttctttaaataaaaaaaatggttggCAACTAAACGCGTGTGGTGAGTTGTAACATGTGGTTAGCCGTTAGATTTATTTGGACAGTCGAAAGAGCGCCAGCTTGAGAAACAAACTTTCCACACCCAATTGTTCAGCTCAACTTGGTTTCCAAAACTGTGATATAGAATCTTATTGGCGCTCTCTTCTCTATAATAACTCACTCTCACTCTAAGCTCTTCTTCAAAAAACACTCTCAGCTCTTTCATTACCTAAGTTTCGAGATggctcaacaacaacaattctgCAATGTAGATCCAAGAATATGGCAAGAATGTGCAGGAGATTCTTTCACTGTTCCCAAACTCCATTCTAGAGTCTATTATTTTCCTCTTGGTCATTTACAACACTCTCCTATAACACCTAACATCCAAACACTCTCCCTCCTCCGCCCATTCATTCTTTGCACAGTCAGCTCTATTGATTTTCTTGCAGATCTTGAAACTGATCAAATCTTTGCAAAACTACTCCTCACTCCCGTCATTGACGCAACTGTTGTTCCTATTGAGGCTAGCAATCAAGAAGACAATGGTGATCGTGTCGTTTCATATGCAAAGACTATATCTAAATCTGATGCTAACAATGGAGGTGGATTCTATGTACCTCGGGCCTGCGCTAACTCAATCTTTCCGCCGCTTGACTTGACAACTCCATTGTCATCTCAAGAACTTTCTGTCACCGATGTTTGCGGTGTTGTCTGGACCATTCGCCACGTTCATGGCTGGCATCCCAAGCGACACCTACTCACCACCGGCTGGACTGCATTTGTTAAGAAGAAGCATCTTGTTGGCGGGGATACCCTTGTTTTCATTAAAAAGTCGGCTGGAAAGATATTTGTTGGAATCCGCCGCCATAATATGTCTGCAGCCGCTAGTAAAATAACCGAAAAGACAGTTATCGATGCTGTAGAATTGGCTAAGACGAATACACCATTTGAAGTCATGTGTTATCCCAGGGTTGATGGTTTTGATTTTGTGGTGGAAGATAAAGTTGTGGAGAATGCCATAAAGGTTAATTGGAATACTGGAATGAGAGTTACACACAAAGTTAAGGGAGGCTCAATTTTTCATGGGACAATATCTGCATTCTCCCATCCTTCAACTCATCCATGGCGCATGCTACGGGTAAAGACATGCTTTCTTCTTTTTTACTTTACATACATGTGTACTTTATATATCACAATGAATTTTGCATGTTACATTTTCTGTGTGAGTTTTTTTTAAGAACCTTTTAAACAATTCTTATTGTAAAGATTATTgatgataagttgaattttgactttgattctcTGACTTGTAGATACAAAGTATAATTGATCACATATTTGACATGATTGGTATTGAATTATTactattttcatgtcatttttaTAGGTTGAATGGGATGAACCCAATGTCTCGAGGAATCTAAAGCGTGTAAGTCCGTGGCAGGTTAAACCTGATGTTAGCATACCTCTACTACATCAACAGTTTCCCTTGAATTTGGATGGCATGCTGGGAGTCAGGCAAAATCATTTTTctggatccacttcttccaacTCTTTGAAAGATAGGTTCATTTGAGAACAATTCAATGGTGGTGCCAGATAAAGTGTCAACTGATAATAACCATAGTGTTTTGAACTCCTCTGGAACAAAGTGAACTGGTATTCACATCTGCAGCACCAAAATAGTTAGGCCTGGTTCAATACTATTATTTGGTCTGATTCTGTTATTAAGCGTGCTGATGCTTGTGAGATGTGCAATGAATTTGAAGATACTGTCAAATTTGTTGCACATAAATAGTTACTAAGTTTTTAGAAATATGTCATGTAGATAACTAGATGAACATGTATGCTAATTGAGTAGAAGTTTTAGTCTTGAAATGATGACATCATTTACTACAGTTTTATAGATGATTTTCTAACTCATAAAATGCATGTTTTGTTGTGTAGTATTTGTTTGCCCCATTAGGACACTACCTAGCTTTTAAGTTAAGTGTTATGGCTATAACAGTATTGTTTCAGAATGCAAATATCAAAATCTTTTGTTATAACCTCATGTGTTCAGCACTATTTTGTTACAAAAGTTCATACTTCTTAGGTTTCTAATTTGGAATATGGTTTATGCTTAGAGATTTAAATCCATCAAACATTGGCTGAATAGCAGTATGATATTTCTTTCAATGATTCACTGCCATATGGACTCGCCGAGCTGTAAATGATGTTCTTCATTGGCTGAATAACTACTTTAACTTAATTATTCGGCTctacttttttaaaattaatttttaatactaGTAGCAATCAAAATCTCAAAGCATGTCGTGATGTGATTAGTGTTGACACACTTAAAGCAAGTCTGTGTTATCAACCAAGTTGTTATACATTTCAATAGCATATATGAGATTTCAAAAGCAGTTTACTAACTTAAATTGTGACTGAAAGGTGATAAAAATTATCATCTCCAAATCATAAGAAAGAATaactaa includes these proteins:
- the LOC131619505 gene encoding auxin response factor 17-like; protein product: MAQQQQFCNVDPRIWQECAGDSFTVPKLHSRVYYFPLGHLQHSPITPNIQTLSLLRPFILCTVSSIDFLADLETDQIFAKLLLTPVIDATVVPIEASNQEDNGDRVVSYAKTISKSDANNGGGFYVPRACANSIFPPLDLTTPLSSQELSVTDVCGVVWTIRHVHGWHPKRHLLTTGWTAFVKKKHLVGGDTLVFIKKSAGKIFVGIRRHNMSAAASKITEKTVIDAVELAKTNTPFEVMCYPRVDGFDFVVEDKVVENAIKVNWNTGMRVTHKVKGGSIFHGTISAFSHPSTHPWRMLRVEWDEPNVSRNLKRVSPWQVKPDVSIPLLHQQFPLNLDGMLGVRQNHFSGSTSSNSLKDRFI